The Chitinophagaceae bacterium nucleotide sequence ACTCCGCCAATCGGCAAACCATAACCACTATGTGCATCGGGCATCAACGCTCCTGCAACTGCGATTGGTAATTTTGCTGCGGTGTACATCTGGTGCATGGCTCCTTCTTCAATATGTTCGCTTCCGAATACATTGAACTGAATACCGCTTTGATTTAATGACAAAGCCCCCTCTAAATCTCCCCCCGAGGGGGAGACTTTTGCAGACTCCGCTATTTGTAAAAGCTTTTCTGCTATCGATGTTAATATTGCATCATCCATATATTCTGCCGGCGATGCCAGTACTGCTTTTAATATATCCATTACTTCCTCCTTTGTGTGACGCTTGTAATTTTTTTGCATCACATTCATTGCTATGCTGATCACCGGTCCTTCCGGGTAGCCAATAGCTCTTAATTCTTTTCCTGTTATTTTAATCTTTGCCATTGTTATTCATTTAAGTTAATTGTTTTTTGGAAAAGCGCCCCGTTGCATCTCACGGGGTACGCTTATTTCCCTCCTCTGCACCTAAATTTCTTACCGCAACTGATGTGCTGCAGGATGCATGACATTCTCCTGCACATTCACACCGTTCTTGTTATCATCTTCATCATTTTTGTTGCTGATCAATTGTAAAATCTGTCGAACAATCAACACAATAGCATTCAGTTTCATTTCATCCTCCTTTTTCGAACAAAAAGCCCGGTCGTTTTGCGACCGGGCCCTGTTATCCAATACATAACTGTTTATGTATGGATGCAATCCGGTCGCTTATGAATAAAATCATTTATATAACTATTGGGCATACGATTCCTGTTTGGCTGCAGTACAACTATGCACTGATGATTCAAATGCATGTGTTAAACTCAATCGTATGTACTGTCGTTTTGTTCTGATCATTTATTCGTTGTTTTAAATAGTGTTTTTCATTTGTCAGCAACGGCCTTTACAAAATATCCGTAACGATTATTTCTAATCCACCTTCATCAGGGCTAAGGTAGTTAAACAAAAAACCCGCAATCTCTTGCGGGGCCTGTGTTATAGCGAATTTGTTTCTTCAACTTATTCTACAGCGTAACACGCCCCCGCAAACAGTATAATCGCTCCTGCGACTAAACTTATTCACTGCTTCAATATGTAACTGTATGTTCAGCATGTTTCTGTTTTATAATTTTTATTTGCGTTGCAAAGATGAATTTATTTTTTTGATAGTGCCAAATTTTATGAAAGAAATTTTTAAAAAATATTTTTATCCTTTTCCCGAATGAAGCACTCCTGCTTTTCTAAAGAATCAATAAGTTGCTTTTTGCAAGTCGGGTGTTACATGATTTACAGATTTATTATCTGTTGGCCTATTTAAAAAAATCAGTAAAAATAGAGTCTTCAAATTGTAAAGTTTTTTTGAAACTTTTAAACGCTAATTGTCTTACAACATCAACTATTTCAATTTTTTTGTTCTATTGGTATTTTATATCCTAAAATAATTTTATCTATTGTCAAAGCTGGATAAATATCAAAAGCAACATCATCTGAAAACTTCATTGGCCTGTTTATCTTGTTCGCCTGCTTCACAATCTTCTTAGCTTGCTCTAATCGAACCGTATTATCTAAATCGATTTCGGTAAAATATATTATAGCATTGTTTTCCAAGTTGCTCTGATTTGATTCTGAAAGGATCTTTCATTATTCTCGTACTTCCACTTCCGCTTATCCCATTGAATAAACTTAAACAATCTAACTTCATTTTCTTCTACCCATATTGGAGATTTATTCAAACAAGCAAGCTGTACTATTATTTTAGGAAGGTTATTGATTGCAAACTCGCCTACATCTTTTAATTCCTTTAATCTCAAAAAGTAGTTCTTTACACTTTGTAAGCTTTTACTATCAGTACTATAGTCAATTTTACCCAGTGCAGAGTCGATCCATTTATTTTGAATATTTTGATTAGCGAGTTTAAAAACTATGCCAACACCATTTCCATTGTCGCCATAGTTTCTCCACATACTAAAGAGTTCTTTCTCTTTAATAGAAGAGTTATACTGACAAGATGAAGCAACAAACATATTACTAGACTGCTCAATTAATTTGGGGCTAATATGTTCTCCGAGTTGTTTAAAAAAATAGATTAATTCTTGTGGATCATTTGTTTGTCCAGCATTCGTAAGTCTTAGTTTTTTACTATTAATTATTTCAAATAATGCATTTGTAGTGGTATAATGTATTAATTCAACATCATCGTTAACCTCATGTGAAGACCCTGTAAGTAAATTACTTGAAAGATTAATATCAGCGTCAAAGACTTTTGATTCATTCCAACTAGAAAGAGAAGACAGCTTAGCAAAGCCAAATACCTCTTCCAATAGCTTTTGAATTTGTTGCCAGTAATCTTTTTTCCTTTCCATAGCATAAATATCGATGTTTTCAAAACAACCTCCCCTGCTGTCCCGGTCTTCTGAAAATACCTCTGTCCAAACTCCATTCTTCTGCATTCATACCATAGAGCTTTCCATATTTTTTTATACTGCTGCGCTACCAGCTGTGCAATGTTTCCTTCACCACGCATACGCACACCCCATCGTGTATCATTTACTTTTCCATCGTGGCTCTGTTCAACAAGGTGCCATACTTTATCCGCACGGTCGGGGAAGTTTTTATACAGCCAGTCGTGAAATAATAATTTAATGGCTCCATTTAAACGAATGAAGGTGTAGGCAGTGAACGTTGCACCATTATCTCTTGCTGCTTTCATAATACGCTGCATTTCATGTTCATTCAACCCAGGAATCATTGGCCCCATCATAATACCCATGCGCACACCGGCACTGCTGAGTTCGTTAATGACTTTTAATTTTTGTTTGGCGGTTGTTGTACGTGGTTCCATCACTCTTCTTAAATCTTCGTTGAAGGATGTAATGGATACCATGGCCGAAACAATATTCTTCTTCCCCATTTCCTGCAGTACATCTTTGTCTTTCAGTATCCATGAATTTTTCGTGAGGATACCAACGGGCTGATTAAATTCATTACACACTTCCAGCATTTGTCTTGTTAAACGGTATTTCTGTTCGGCCGGCTGATAGCAATCTGTATTGCCACTGAGCATAATGGGTGTGGCATCCCATTTCGGGTGCATTAAAAATTTACGCAGCAGTTGCGGTGCATTTTTCTTTACTAATATCTTCTGTTCAAAATCAACGCCTGCACTGTAACCCCAATACTCATGTACATTACGTGCATAGCAGTAAATACATCCATGTTCGCAACCGGCATAAGGATTCATACTGTAGCTCATGCCAACATCAGGACTTGCCACATTGTTGACAATTGTTTTTGAATCCACTTCAATGTATTGTGTTTTGAGACTGGTTTCTTCCCAATCATCAATTCCTTCAATGTGTTCTCTTGTTGATTCATTTTTCAGAAAACGGTTTTTGGTGTTGAACTGTGCACCACGTCCTTTGAGGTAGCCCCTCCATCTCCCCCAAGGGGAGGGTTGAAAGCTTCTTCTTTTTTTGGTTGCACTTTAAAGTGATCCTGTTTTAATTCTTCTGACATGTTGGTTATTGTTTATGATTGCCACTATTTATATGGATTTGCACGAAGGATTTGTTTGTAATAAATGATCAACAGAAATCCTCACCGCCTAAAGTGTGCGACGCAACGAAAGCTGAATGATTTTACAATTGCAGGTTACATAAATAATTCACCCTGCTTTGTGGTAACCGGTAAATTCTGAAACTCGAAACGCTGAACGATCTGGTACCTGGTTTCACCAACAGGTTTTTATCAGCAGCATTCCATCCGCAATACATCTTCCGGTGAAATGCCTGTTACTGTATTCAAGCCAGCCCTTTTCATATTGCCAGGGTAATAATCTTCTGGCAATAGTCAGGTGCGGCTCAAGAATAAAATGCGGCTTGTTATCATCATTCAGTTTCATGAGCCGCTGTGCTTCTGTACGGATTTGCTTCACCAGTGTTTGAATGGGAGTCTTGCTTACTACATTGATAAAAATAGTATGACTCGGAAAACTTCCATAATCCCTCAACTCCACTTTGAAAGGAACAGCACCCATGGCAACCATCTTTAAACGATTGACCAATCGCTCCTCCATCATTTCATACTGCAGAAAATTTGCCAGCGTAATATGTGGTTTGCCATGTTTTGCATATTCAGAATGATACTCTTTTGCAAACTCATTTTTTACTTTCATAATTCTGTTCCACAACTCTTCATGTGGGCTTAATACGAGTAAGTACTCGTACACCCGGTGACCGGGAATGGTTGATGTTGTAATTGATTGTAATTGCATAACCCATTTTTTTAGCCTCACCCTCGTTCCCTCTCAAAAGAGAGGGAGGCCGGGCAAGAAGTTCATAATTGAAAAATGTTGTACACTTCTGCTATGGAAAAATCATCAGCGTTTATGATAATTACCAGCAGAACGGGGTTATTGAAGTATCGGTCGGTTATTGAAGAGGAAAAAATATTCTTCAAAATCGTAACACTAAATTACTAAAAGTTTTAGTTTTACAAAACTTATTTACAAACCCTGAAATAAAAAATATCTGATCACCTCTCTTTCGGCCGGTGCTGGAAGAGCTCAAATTTTTTTCTATGGACGGGGAACAATTTTTCGGAGCTGCTTATAAAGGCAGCAAAAACTTTTCGCAGCAGGAAGTAAAAACAGCCAATGCTACCGGCTTTGGTGCTGCAGCTGATGATTATGCTGAACGTGGCATTGATTTGAATGAACAACTCATTAAAAACAAACCGGCTACCTTTTTCTTCCGTATGAAAGGTGATGCCATGCGTGAGGCGGGGATGTTTGATAATGATATCCTGATCGTTGACCGGTCGTTAAAACTGGCCAGTGGAAAAATTATTGTAGCTGTTCTGACTGGCGAACTGTTGGTTCGGCGTTTTCATAAAAACTTTTCATCGGCCTTTTTAATTCCTGAAAATCCGAGATACCCATCCATTAATCTGGCTGAGTTCAGTGATTTTCAATTATGGGGTGTTGTTGTTTATTCTATTCACCCCCTGTCCCCCTAAAGGGGAGACTTAGATCGATCAACATTTCTTTAGGCTAACATCATGATATGGAAAGAACAATGTTTTACAAAGCTTCACCATTAATTTTTGAAATGGCCCGTGAGTTACGGAGTCAGCAAACACACGCAGAAACAATATTATGGGAATACCTAAAAACAAAACCATCCGGTTATAAATTTCGAAGACAACATCCAATTGGCATTTATATTGTTGATTTCTATTGTCACAAATTAAAACTGGTTATAGAAGCAGATGGCTCTATTCATAATGTGAAAGAAGTAAAAGAACATGATAAAGAGCGGCAGATTGCTCTTGAAGAAAACAATATCAAAGTGATACGATTTACAAATGCTGATATTTTGAATGAGATGAAAACTGTGATTGATCGTATCCAAAAAATGATGTATGAGCAATAAAAATATTTTACAAACCTCGGAGTCTTTAAGCTCTCCCTTCAGGGAGCGGGGAGGGTTTTACGCCATTATTGATTGTAACAATTTTTACTGTTCTTGTGAACGCTTATACAAACCACATTTGGATAAGAAACCTGTTGTTGTGCTCAGTAACAATGATGGATGTATTATTTCAAGAAGCGATGAGGCAAAAAAATTAGGTGTTGAAATGGCCGGGCCTTATTTCATGGCCAAGCCGTTAATTCAAAAACATGGAGTAACTGTTTTTTCGAGTAATTATAATTTATATGGTGATCTGAGCTGGCGGGTAATGGAAACATTACGGATACTGTTAGGGGAACACAAGGTTGAAGTATATTCTGTTGATGAAGCTTTTTTGGATCTTAGTATTTTTCCAGCTTCTGATCTGCACCGCATTTCAAAAGAGCTGAAAGAAACTGTGGAACAATGGACAGGTATTAAAGTTTCCATTGGTGTGGCTCCAACTAAAGTGCTGGCAAAGGTTGCCAATCGTTTATCAAAAAAAAGCAAAGAGCAAACAGGAGGAGTGATGGTGCTTGATACAGATGAAAAAATCGCTGATGCACTTGAAAGAACACCTGTTGGTGATATTTAGGGTGTCGGTTACCAGTATGCAAAAAAACTGAAAGAACAATGGTTCATTGATGATGCGTTACAGCTAAGTAAAATGAGTGAAGAGTTTGCAAAAATGCACCTTGGTGGAGTGGTGGGTGCAAGACTGGCGAGAGAATTAAAAGGCATTCCATCAAAAGACATGGAAGATGAGCTGGTGAATAAAAAAATGATCGCTACTACAAGAATGTTCGGCAGCCCGGTAAGCGATATCAATGATATTAAAGAGGCCGTTGCTACCTATACTTCAAGGGCTGCCGAAAAATTAAGAAGACAGCACAGCGCTGCAAAAGTGATCAGTGTGTTTGTAGTTACAAAAGACCAGGATCATATGCTCAGCTTTAAGAAGACCGGCACCATCAGCAGTTATATTACACTTCCGGTTGCCACTTCGTTTACCAATGAATTAATCAAGCCGGCAGTTGAACTGGTAGATCAGTTATTTGAAAAAGGGCAGCGTTATAAAAAAGCCGGAGTGATGTTAAGTGGTATTGTTCCTGATGAATCCATCCAGGGAAATTTGTTTTTACCAGAGGTAAAAAACAATGGCCGCATGCTGATGAGTATGATTGATAATATTAATTTCAGTCAGCGGGATGACGTACTGAAGTTTGCCGCCAGCGGAACAACAAGGGATTGGAAGATGCGGCAGGAATTACGCAGTCCGAGGTATACGACAAGATGGGATGAATTGTTTGAAGTGCGTTAATCAAACAAACCTCTCTGCTTCGGTTTCGGTTTTTCTGAAACACCTCCTTCAATAAATTTTGGTTTAATCAAATTCAATCCGCATTCTTTGTTGAGTTTATCAACGAGGTAAACAGTAAGTTCCGGTGATGTTGCTTCATCATGCATATGCATAAAGAAATAAAGCTCTTCCATTCCATGGTCTAACCAGTACTTCATGCGTTCAACCCATGCATCACATCTTGTATAATCAGATTTGTGCAGACTGTTGCCAACATATCGGATAAACGCTTTTGGAATAGTTAAATGCATATGTGCACAATCCCTTCTTCCTGCTGTATCGGTGATCACAGCACCCATGTTCATCTCTTTCAGTGTTGTAAACATTTCAGTACGGATATCTTCTTTCGCCAGCCAATCAGGGTGACGTACCTCAAGAAAAAACTGCAAGTCAGTCGGAAGTGATTTTAAATAATCAAACAATTCATTCTTTCTCTTTGGTGAAAACGTATCACTCACCTGTACGAAGATGGGACCAAGGTGTTCTTCAAATCCAACAATACCACGGAAGAATTCATTGGTAATAAAATCTTTTCCTTTTAAACTTCCACGATGTGTTACGCCCTGATACATTTTC carries:
- a CDS encoding DUF72 domain-containing protein → MEFGRIPDDELDSNDFSLPAEPAFNKKILKGKPVKDAKVYLGCAKWGRTEWVGKIYPPKTKEKDFLQHYVEHYNSIELNATHYKVYGEPGTRKWAEKAKGKDFKFCPKMYQGVTHRGSLKGKDFITNEFFRGIVGFEEHLGPIFVQVSDTFSPKRKNELFDYLKSLPTDLQFFLEVRHPDWLAKEDIRTEMFTTLKEMNMGAVITDTAGRRDCAHMHLTIPKAFIRYVGNSLHKSDYTRCDAWVERMKYWLDHGMEELYFFMHMHDEATSPELTVYLVDKLNKECGLNLIKPKFIEGGVSEKPKPKQRGLFD
- a CDS encoding endonuclease domain-containing protein, which encodes MERTMFYKASPLIFEMARELRSQQTHAETILWEYLKTKPSGYKFRRQHPIGIYIVDFYCHKLKLVIEADGSIHNVKEVKEHDKERQIALEENNIKVIRFTNADILNEMKTVIDRIQKMMYEQ
- the umuD gene encoding translesion error-prone DNA polymerase V autoproteolytic subunit encodes the protein MDGEQFFGAAYKGSKNFSQQEVKTANATGFGAAADDYAERGIDLNEQLIKNKPATFFFRMKGDAMREAGMFDNDILIVDRSLKLASGKIIVAVLTGELLVRRFHKNFSSAFLIPENPRYPSINLAEFSDFQLWGVVVYSIHPLSP
- a CDS encoding DUF2971 domain-containing protein; its protein translation is MERKKDYWQQIQKLLEEVFGFAKLSSLSSWNESKVFDADINLSSNLLTGSSHEVNDDVELIHYTTTNALFEIINSKKLRLTNAGQTNDPQELIYFFKQLGEHISPKLIEQSSNMFVASSCQYNSSIKEKELFSMWRNYGDNGNGVGIVFKLANQNIQNKWIDSALGKIDYSTDSKSLQSVKNYFLRLKELKDVGEFAINNLPKIIVQLACLNKSPIWVEENEVRLFKFIQWDKRKWKYENNERSFQNQIRATWKTML
- a CDS encoding DUF4113 domain-containing protein, with the protein product MSEEFAKMHLGGVVGARLARELKGIPSKDMEDELVNKKMIATTRMFGSPVSDINDIKEAVATYTSRAAEKLRRQHSAAKVISVFVVTKDQDHMLSFKKTGTISSYITLPVATSFTNELIKPAVELVDQLFEKGQRYKKAGVMLSGIVPDESIQGNLFLPEVKNNGRMLMSMIDNINFSQRDDVLKFAASGTTRDWKMRQELRSPRYTTRWDELFEVR